A genomic stretch from Penicillium digitatum chromosome 4, complete sequence includes:
- a CDS encoding Tryptophan synthase has protein sequence MEAIHEALAKDKAKNHATWIPYVTAGYPAVSETPGMMLSMQAGGADIIKLGIPFTDPGTESPTIQQANAKALANGVQVSYIQQTVKSARKPGLAVPVPLAGYKVVHYRTFLSHFLFHPERSYGDDLQDR, from the exons ATGGAGGCCATCCACGAAGCCTTGGCAAAAGATAAGGCCAAAAACCACGCTACCTGGATCCCATATGTGACGGCTGGCTATCCGGCCGTTAGCGAGACACCGGGTATGATGCTGTCCATGCAAGCCGGGGGTGCAG ACATCATCAAACTTGGCATTCCTTTCACAGATCCTGGGACCGAAAGCCCAACCATCCAGCAGGCCAATGCTAAGGCCCTCGCGAATGGTGTTCAAGTCTCCTACATCCAGCAGACGGTCAAGTCAGCCCGTAAACCAGGTCTGGCTGTCCCGGTGCCGCTGGCAGGTTACAAGGTTGTGC ACTATCGTACATTCCTCTCTCATTTCCTCTTCCACCCCGAACGCTCATACGGGGATGATTTGCAAGATCGCTGA